The following are encoded in a window of Methanobrevibacter ruminantium M1 genomic DNA:
- the mobB gene encoding molybdopterin-guanine dinucleotide biosynthesis protein B, which yields MRIISIVGLKNTGKTSLTSKIIKELTNREFKVASIKHSHHQMEMDHEGTDTYKQMESGSDFVVGIGGRTYFNINERLDLERILFLIKLIENPDFVVIEGFKSYPYAKIATCKEVEDEYTIKTVNSFEITDEELLDLVDLIEERSYDILDTLFVSDCGYNDASIIGQAFAQGKLDYNPDTQAEVNLAIDGINIGLNKFVSNYIKQTVLGILNPLKIKEYGVEDFENIDLTIKNKKD from the coding sequence ATGAGAATTATTTCAATTGTAGGCTTAAAAAATACAGGAAAGACTTCACTTACAAGCAAGATAATCAAGGAATTGACCAATAGGGAATTTAAGGTAGCAAGCATAAAGCATTCTCATCACCAAATGGAAATGGATCATGAGGGTACAGACACCTACAAGCAAATGGAGTCAGGCTCTGATTTTGTTGTGGGAATTGGAGGCCGCACCTATTTCAATATCAATGAAAGACTTGACTTGGAACGTATTCTATTCTTAATAAAGCTTATTGAAAATCCTGATTTTGTGGTTATAGAGGGATTCAAGAGCTATCCTTATGCAAAGATAGCAACCTGCAAAGAGGTGGAAGACGAATACACAATCAAAACAGTAAATTCATTTGAAATAACAGATGAAGAGCTTCTAGATCTTGTAGACCTTATAGAAGAAAGGTCCTATGACATCCTAGATACATTATTCGTTAGTGACTGTGGCTATAATGATGCAAGTATAATAGGTCAGGCATTTGCACAAGGAAAACTGGATTATAATCCCGATACTCAAGCGGAAGTTAATTTAGCCATCGATGGAATCAATATAGGGCTAAATAAGTTTGTAAGCAATTATATTAAGCAAACTGTATTGGGCATATTGAATCCACTTAAAATCAAGGAATATGGTGTGGAAGACTTTGAGAATATTGACCTAACAATAAAAAACAAAAAGGATTAA
- the moaA gene encoding GTP 3',8-cyclase MoaA, whose product MKDKVRDDYERPIISLRISITNRCNVNCIYCHHDGMLDSSSEMTPDEIYEICRIAKKLGVEKIRLSGGEPLVRPDIVEIVEKVNSLDFRDISITSNGIFLDKLAGPLKDAGLDRINVSLDTLDEETYKMIVGKNVLERVKKGIIESCAVGMYPVKINMVVMNNINNDEIMDMFEFTKKHGVILQLIEIIESESCDDNDFNSKYHYPLAEFEKHLAEIADEIKVREFMQDRKKYFIDGGEIEVVHPVDNTNFCKNCTRLRITPEGKIKPCLLRNDNLVNLIEFIREGASDEELIDIFLKGIHNREPFYKEEN is encoded by the coding sequence ATGAAGGATAAAGTTAGAGACGATTATGAAAGGCCAATTATTTCACTTAGGATTTCTATAACCAATCGTTGCAATGTCAATTGCATATACTGCCACCACGATGGCATGCTGGACTCATCTTCTGAAATGACTCCTGATGAAATATACGAGATCTGCAGAATTGCAAAGAAATTAGGTGTTGAAAAGATACGCCTATCTGGAGGCGAACCACTTGTTCGCCCTGACATAGTTGAAATTGTAGAGAAGGTCAACTCACTTGACTTTCGTGACATTTCAATCACAAGCAATGGAATATTTTTAGACAAATTAGCAGGTCCTCTAAAGGATGCAGGATTAGACAGAATCAATGTCAGTTTAGACACACTTGATGAAGAAACCTATAAAATGATTGTGGGGAAAAACGTTTTAGAGAGAGTAAAGAAAGGAATCATTGAATCTTGTGCAGTTGGTATGTATCCAGTTAAGATAAACATGGTAGTTATGAACAATATCAACAATGATGAGATTATGGACATGTTTGAATTCACCAAGAAACATGGTGTTATCCTTCAGCTTATTGAAATAATTGAGTCTGAAAGCTGTGATGACAATGACTTCAATTCCAAGTATCACTATCCTTTAGCTGAATTTGAAAAGCATCTTGCTGAAATTGCAGATGAGATAAAGGTTAGGGAGTTTATGCAGGATAGGAAAAAATATTTCATTGACGGCGGAGAGATAGAGGTTGTTCACCCTGTTGACAATACCAATTTCTGCAAGAACTGTACAAGACTTAGAATTACTCCCGAGGGAAAGATCAAGCCTTGCCTTCTTAGAAATGATAATCTTGTAAATCTTATTGAATTTATTAGAGAAGGAGCCTCTGATGAGGAGCTCATTGACATATTCTTAAAGGGAATTCATAATAGGGAACCTTTTTATAAGGAAGAAAATTAG